TGATGAAATCGTGCCGGTTGATGCGCATCACTTTGCGCGTGTATTCCTTTGGATATTCATAATACTCGTCCAGCTTGGGCACGTATTTTTCATCCATCTCGTATAAAATGCCCTCCATCATTCCGGCATTCGTGGGAGTCGGCTCGATGTTCACCACGCCCAGGCCTTCCGGCGCATTGGGGTCGGATGGAAGTTTGTTGAACACCACCCGATAGGCGGACAGGGTCACGTTTGTTTTGGAGTTGTATTCGAATCCCTGTTCTTTGAAATAGGTCTCGTTTACCATCTCTCCGTAAGCAAAAAAATTGATAAAATCGGGCATTTAATTCTCCAGTCAAGCCGTTGTTTTCGTCAGACTATCACTATGATTTCAGACGTAAACTAAAAGAGTTGTGGTCAGTAATCGGTTATGATAGCATGAAACGACCTTCCAATAACAGCGGCCTTCTGTTGATGCAATATTTTGAACTTGGTTGAGATATCCGGCATCTAATACAAACTGTTATTTTCTTCTGATGACTCCCCTTTCTGGCGAAACTGCCAATAAAGGGCCGTTTAATAATTAATTTTTAAGGAGTGGATTTATGGCAGCCGAGAATGTTGTCCCTGTAACTGACAGTGATTTTGGATCTTCCGTTTTGAACGGTGATAAACCCGCGATGGTCGATTTCTGGGCCGATTGGTGTCAGCCTTGCAAAATGCTGGCTCCCACGGTTGAGGAGCTTGCAGGCGAGTACGAAGGTAGCGTGATGGTGGGAAAAGTCAACGTTGACGACAACCCTTCAACGGCGACGACCTATGGCATTCGAGGGATTCCGACCTTGCTGTTTTTCAAGGGCGGTCAAGTGGTCCATCAACTGGTGGGCGTTAAATCCAAAGCGGAAATCAAAAAGGTGATCGACGAATACCTGGTTTGATCCGGATTGTGTTATCGGGCCGCCCAGCCAATTGTGGGGGCGGCCGGTTACGCCCGGAGGCCCGGTCGTTTTATTCCGCGGCTGTCGTCGTTTCGAAAACCGGGCGCAGTCCCAGCGCTTCGATCATTTCAATATCACGTTTCGGGTCCTGGCCTTTGGTGGTCAGGTAATTGCCTCCGAGAATTCCGTTGGCCCCGGCGCTGAACAAGCGTTCCTGTCCTTCCGTAAAAATTTCTTCCCGACCGCCGCAGACAAACAAATCAATTTGAGGAAGCGTCAGACGCAGTAACGCGATGGTGCGAAGCGCTTCGATCGCGGGCATGAGTCCCTGATTTTCCAGATCCGTTCCCTCAATGGGTTTGAGGAAATTGACGGGGAGCGATTGCGTTTCCAGAGCTTTGATATCAAAAGCCAGCTCGACGCGCTGAGCGAAACTTTCCCCCATTCCAAAGATGCCGCCGACGCAGACATGCAGGCCCGCTTCCTTGGCGTTTTTCACGGCGCTGACTTCGTCTTCATAGCTGTGCGTGGTGACGATGTTTTCGAAATGACTGGCGGCGGTTTCGAGATTGTGGTGGCATCGGTCAAGACCGGCGGCTTTCAAATCCTTCATATCCTCCAGGCTCATCAGGCCGAGCGAGCAACAGACTTCAAGCCGGGTTTCGGCTTTGATGCGCTTGATGGCTTCTTTCACACGATCCAGTTCTTCGCGGTTATCGAGAGAGGTCCCGGCGGTGACGATTGAAAATTCGTTGGAGCCGAAGGCTTCCGCTTCTTTAGCGGCGGCGACGATGGCGTCGACGTCGAGCAGTCCGTATTCAGGACTTTCCGTTTCGAAACGGCTCGACTGGGCGCAGAAGGAGCAATCTTCCTGACAGCGTCCTGATTTGGCGTTGACGATAGAGCAGATTTTGACTTCGTCGCCCTTGAACTTGTCGCGGATTTTGTCCACGCCGACAAACAGGTATTCCAGTTCTTCGTGAGAAAAGGATTCCAGCGCCAGCGCCTGATCGCGGCTGATGCCTTGGCCTTGCAAACCGTTTTCAACCAGTGAATCTATATATTCTTTTCGCATAGTGAAAATGCTCTTGATGTAATGGGTTATTAGAATGCAACATCCTACCATGAAGGCCTTTGCGGTCAAACCACAAGCTGTAAAAAAACGTCAGGCCATTTTGGACGGGTTTTTTAATAAATCCAGTTCTATTCATAGCTCAGTTGAGAGCGCAATTCCTCAATCGTGTGCGTCGGGGCCAGGCAGGCGCCCTGACGACAAACGTAGAAGGTCGCTTTTCCGCCCACCAGTTGTTTGCCTGCCAGAAGAGGGATCGATTTTGCGATTTGAGCGACTTCGTCTTCGTAGGCAAAAGCGAACACGGCGTTGGGGAAAAACTCCTGACGAATGCAGGACCGCAATTTCTCCGTTTCCGGGTCCTTGCGTTTTCCTATCAACACGACTTCCTTGAGGCCGCCGAGGTAGAGGTGCATGGCCTGGAGCATGAACGAGGAGTTGAGTCCGTATTCCATCAAGTCTTCGTGAAAGGAACAGAAGATTTTTTCCGCGCGCGCTGAAAATTCGGGATCGCCGAGATAGGCGGATAATTTCAAGCAGGCCAGCGCGGCGTTGCTGTTGCCCGAAGGCTCGACGCCGTCGTAACCTGAAACCTGCCGGACGATGAGTTTTTCCGCGTCGCTGGCGGTTTCGTAATAAGCTCCGTCGGATTTGAATTTTTCTTCCACCGTATCCATCAGTTGTTTGGCGCGCAGGATCAGGCTGGGATCGTACTGCGCTTCGTAAAGGTCCAGACAGGCGGAGGCGATGGAGGTGTAATCAAACAGGTATCCGTCGTACAGGGCCTGGCCATCGCGATAGCGGCGGAGCAGTTTGCCTTCCGGCGTCAGAAGATGTTCGAAGATGAAATCGAGCGCCTTGCGGGCTTTGTTGACGCGATCGTCGTCGCCGAGAATTCGCCCGGCTCGGGCCATGGCGCTGATCATCATGCCGTTCCATGAGGTCAGAACCTTGTCGTCGAGGAGCGGGCGAATGCGCTTGCTACGCGCCTCCATCAAAATCGTTCGCGTGCGCTCCAGTTCCTGGATCACCGTTTCTTCTGGGTAAGACAACTTCTTCGCCAGTTCGGGGACGCTACGCAGGACGTGAAGATTGTTTTTGCCCTCGAAATTTCCCTTTGCGGTGATGTTGTAATAAGGAATCGCGACCGATGCGGTTTGCCGTCCCAGCAATTGTTCGATTTCCTCCAGCGTCCAGACGTAAAACTTGCCTTCCACGCCTTCGCTGTCGGCGTCTTCAGCGCTGTAAAACGCGCCGTCCGGCGAGGTCATGTCGCGATCAATGTAATGGAAGAGGTCGTTGGCGTAGTCGGCGAAATCCTTGTCGCCCGTCTTCTGGTAAGTTTCAATGAGAGCAGTGGCGAACAATGCGTTGTCGTAGAGCATTTTTTCGAAATGCGGGATCATCCAGTGGTAATCGGTACTGTAGCGCGACATTCCGCCGCCGATCTGGTCGTAGATGCCGCCGTTTTTCATGGCGCGCAGGGTGTTGACCGTCATCTTCAGGCTGGCTTCATGACCGGTTCGATGGTAATGCCGGAGCAGGAGAGACAGCCCCATCGAAGCCGGGAATTTGTTTTGTTGCTGAAATTTGAAGCCGTGGTTCAGCGTGTCGTAGTGACGTTCATAAAGTTCAGCGGCCTTGTCCTCTCCTTCAAAGGAAAGCGAATCGAGGGGGCCGCTTCGGGTTTCGTCTTTGGATGAGTTTTTAATGTAGTCGATCAGGGCCTGTCCCTGCTTGTCCACCTTCTCGTGTTCGTTGTTCCAGATATTGCTGAGGAATTTCAGGACGTCGCTGAAAGAGGGCAGGTTGAATTTTTTGACGGGCGGGAAATAGGTTCCGCCGTAAAAGGGAATGCCTTCCGGCGTTACAAACACGTTGAGCGGCCAGCCGCCCTGTTGTCCCATCGCCTGCACGGCTTTCATGTATACGCCGTCAACGTCCGGGCGTTCCTCTCTGTCGACTTTAACGGCGATGTAATTCGCGTTTAGTTGTTTAGCCAGTTCCGGGTTCTCGAAGGATTCGCGCTCCATCACATGGCACCAGTGGCAGGTCGCGTAACCGATGCTGACGAGCAGGGGCAGGTTCTTTTCTTTAGCCTCGCGAAAGGCTTCTTCGCCCCAGGGGCGCCAGTTGACGGGGTTGTGCGCGTGTTGCAACAGGTACGGGCTTTTTTCGTGTATCAGAGCATTCGTGTATTCAGGATTCGTCATAGAGTTCGTTGAAGCGCTCAAAAAAATCCGGGAAGGATTTTTCAACGCATTGAGGATTGATGATTTTGACGCCCGGGATGGCAAGTCCGGCGAGAGCAAAGCTCATGGCCATTCGGTGATCGTCGTAAGTTTCGATTGCCGCGCCCCTGTAGTTTCCGGGAATGATGTTGAGAAAGTCGTCGCCGGCTTCGACCGAGGCGCCGAGGCGGCTCAGCTCCTGCGACAGGGCGGCGATGCGATCCGTTTCCTTGATGCGCAGATTGCCGATGCCGGTGATGCGCGTGACCCCCTTCGCGAACAAGGCGACCACGGCAAGCGTTTGGGCGACGTCGGGCATATTATTCATGTTGATGTCGATCCCGCGCAAGGGCTTCCCTATCACGGTGATTTTGTTTTCCCCCGTTTGTATCTCGCAACCCATTTGCTGAAGGGCGTTGAGGAATTCCTTGTCGCCCTGCACGCTGTCGGGATTGAGTCGTTCGACCGTCGCCTTGCCTCCAGTGATGGCGGCGGCGGCGAAGAAATAAGACGCGCTCGAAAAATCGCCTTCGACCAGATAATCCCGCGCTTTGTAGCGTTGTCCGGCGGCGACGCGGAATGTCTGGAAGCTCTCATTTTCTACAGTCACCCCGAAGGCCTTCATGATATCGAGGGTGATCAGCGCGTAGGATTTCGAGGTGAGGTCTCCGTTGATATGGATCACCGCGCCGGTTTCAAAGCAGGGCGACGATAGCAGAAGCGAGGTGAGGTACTGACTGCTCTTGTCCCCGGCGATATGAATTTCTCCTCCGGGCACGCCGCCTCCGGCAATTTGCAGGGGAGGGCAACCGTTGTCGTTGACGGAAACGGCTTTGACGCCCATGGCGTTCAGCGCATCCAGCAAATCCCGAATCGGGCGCTCGCGCATGCGTTCGCTACCATCCAGACAGGAGGGGCCGGGAGCCAGCGCGGCGAATGTGGTCAGAAAGCGCATGGCGGTTCCTGCATTGCCGACGCTGATCGTCTCTTGCGGCGCGTTCAGGCGTCCGCCATTGCCCGCAACGCGGAATGCGGAAGTGTGCTTCTCGACCGTTACGCCGAACTGATTCAGAGCCGTACTCATATAGTGTGTGTCGTCGCTGAACAGCGGGTGACTCAGGAGACTGACCCCTTCCGCCAGCGCGGCGATCAGCAATGCCCGGTTGGTGTAACTTTTAGAGCCCGGACAGGCAATGACGGCGTTAATGTTTTGCGCAGGTTTTATTTCGATCACTTTAGATTCCGGTAAAAAAACAAAGCACTATAGCACACTGAGCCGTCAGGAATCGAACCGTAAGGCGGTTAAAAGAATTCCCGTCAATTGGTGAAAAACAGGGGGAGGAACGCTGACAAGGTTTTATCCTAATCAATTTGTTCTGACATCGAAATACAATGCTATTCCACTCACAAGCCTTGTCGGGATTGGTTCGTAAGGACGGATGCGATAATATTTCGAAGTGGTGAAAAAAATAAGGACTAATGCTGATAGGATTTATTCCTACAAAAAGAAAATTTTTTTTAAAGCGTATTCTTGTTTCGGGATTTTCTTTTTGCTATGATGACGTCGTTATACCTTTTAAATAGGAGGCGAAGGCGGCAAGGACTGCGCCCAGTTATGACGACTTCAGATAAAACACCTCAAGGGCAGGAACGTAAAAAGGAATCACTTTACCAACGATTATGGCTCAGCAAGTCGGAAGATGAAAGGAAGCGAATCAAGTCCTTTGGCCCCCTGTTTTTGTATAGTTTTGGGGTTATCTATGGCGTGATTTATCTTTCCATACTGAACACGGTCAATCGCGACCGGGTGGGCACCACTGTAAAAACCTGGTTTGGCGGAGATAAGCCGGAAGTGGTTGCGGCAAGACAGAAAGAAAAAGAGGACTTGAAAGCCAGCTTCAAGGAATTGCGCAAGAGGGTTTCCGGCGGCAGGTGATTTACACCTCGTTTTCCCTTGAATATTGAAGCGGGCGAAATTTATGCGAAGATTGCTTTATACCTTTAATTTATTTTATCTGTTTGGGCTTTCTTTGTGGCTCGCTGGAATGTTCCTATTGGGAATTCTGGTCGAGATCATGGTTCGCATCAACCTGAAAGACGATCCGTCCAAGGGTAGCGTGATCATGAATCAGATCATGGACGTTTTTAATGTTCATGTGATCTATACCTGTATCGGGCTCATGGTTGCGGCTGAGATATTCAAGCTTGTGATGGCGAAAACGGGAAGCGCCGGATACCAGGAGAACATCGTCACCAAGAGACGTTGGACGCGGGAAGTCATTCTGGGCATCATGATCGTTTTGGCTATTTATATGGGAAGCGTTTTAAGACCGGAAATGCACGAGGTCGACCGACTCAAAAAGGCAAATCCCGAGGATAAAAAAATACAGATTCAATTTGACCGTTTTCATGGTAAATTTGTAAACATTTATACGGTCAATATGATTTTAGGATTGGCTCTTCTGTATATCCATGGGAAGGAAATGACCCGCTTTCGGGAGGATGTCCATGATGGCGGCTCTAAAGTAGCTACCCCTCCTCCACGCTAGGCTTGGTTTTGAATCGATTGAATGTTGAAACGTTTTCTAGCCAGTTTTTTTATTTGTTGTTTGGGCATTGTTGTATCGCAGACTTCTCTTGTTCTCGCGGACGATACTGTTGAAGTTGAAGACCCTTACGCCGCTTCTGCCGAAGCGGAGACGTCGTCGTCTGATGACGAAGAAGACCCCTCCTCACCTGATCCCAATCTCTCACTGATCCCTTCCGTTGACGACTATCAACGAATGGTAATGGTCCCAGCGGGCGGTTTTAAAATGGGATCGACTTTCTCAGAAATCAAAGATTATCTGGCCGCTTGCAGGAAGGTGGATAAAAACTGCGCCTTATGGTGGTTTGATGATGAATTGCCGAAGCACGACGTCTATCTGTATAGTTTCTGGATCGACATCTTCGAAGTGACTAATAAAGAATACCTGGAATTTGTGCTTGCCACCGACCGCCGACCCGCGCTGGACGAAACCTGCGAGACAGAGCGATGCTGGGCGGGTAATATCTGGAAGGGAAAATCCTTTCCTGAGAAAGCCGCCAACCAGCCGGTGACTCAGGTCAGCTGGGAAGACGCTTATGAATATTGCGCCTGGCGAGGCAAACGTCTACCTACCGAGGCTGAATGGGAAAAAGCCGCGCGCGGTCCCGGCGGTGGCATCTACCCCTGGGGAGACAGCTCTCCCAAAGGTCGAGCCACTTATAAACGAAAATGGCGGGGCGTTTTGACGATGACCAACGTTGGCAGTTATTCGCGAGGAGTGTCGCCTTATGGCGTTCATGACATGGCGGGGAACGTTTGGGAATGGGTGAACGACTGGTACGGAAGAAATTATTATAAGAACAGCGCCAAGCGAAATCCCAAGGGTCCCAAAGAAGGATATTTCAGAGTGTCGCGCGGCGGATCGTGGGTGAATTATGAGGACAGCCTGAGAAGCGCCCTGCGGCGCTGGAGCCGGGCGGATGTACGTTTCAACGACACCGGATTCCGTTGCGCCAAAGACCATGTTCGCAAGGGTCCTTCATAACCGTGGACGACGGTATAACCAGCCCTCACAGGATTGCGCTATGACTAAACCGAAACGCACCGATGATTTGACGGATGCAGAACGCGAAATCCTGCGCCCCTATCTTTCCGATGTGGACTCCAGCGTTTTTGTGTTGAAGAATCTCAACCCTGAAGTGATCGGGGCGGCTCTGGCGCGATACAGCCGGGCGCCGACAGGGTTCAAGGAAACGGTGGCGCGCGAATTCCTCAACGCAGACGGCACGCCCAATGAGGTCAAAGGCACCCAACTGATCGACCGGGTGGTTAATAAATTTGGCGACGAGTCGGTTTCCGAACTGGCGGTCGCTCCCCTGTGCATCGAAGACGTATCCAATCTCGCCACAAAAATCATTGAAGATTGCCGCATTGGCGGCTCCCCTATTGAAGAATCCACGCGCTATGTGTTGTACGACCAGGTTCGCGACGGTCGCTGGCGCTATGTCGTCCCGCCGGGGATCGCGGATTCTGGACTGGAGGGGAAATACGTCCAGACCATGGATTTTATATTTGAAAGCTACGCCAGTCTGGTGGACCCGGTTCAGGATTTGTTCCGCAAGAAACTTCCCGAAAATAAATTCCAGATCGATGTGGACCGCAATGGAAAGCATGAAAAAGTAGCGGGAGACGCTCTGGAAAACGACGCGGAGCGCAAAGCCTTTCGACTGGCTTACGGTTTCACCATACGCAGCGCCGCATGCGATGTGGTGCGATGCATTCTTCCCGCAAGCGCCAAGGCCAATCTGGGCGTGGTGGGCAACGGTCGCTATTTCACGGGACTCATCAGCAAGCTGATGACGCATGAATTGAAAGAGGCTCGGGTTCTGGCGGAAAAAATCCAGGAAGCGCTGCAGACCTATATCCCCACGTTCATCAAGAGAGCGCGAGTCAACGATTACGCCATGCAGAATGAACGCGCCATGCGCGCTCTGTGTCATGAGTTGTTTGATGCGGTTCCCATCGAAACGAATCGGGAAGTGGATTTGCTCGAAAATGAAACGGTCGATTTCAAAACAAACCTCATCGCGTCCATGTTGTTTCCTTATCTATCTCATTCGACGCGGCAGATTCGCGAAGTGGTGAAGAAACTCCCGGATGCGCGCCGCGATCAGATTTTTACCGCCTATGTGGGCGACCGGCAAAGCAAGCGCGACCGTCCCGGGAGGGCGTTGGAATACGGTTATCCCGTGAATTTTGACATCGTCGCCGGTTTTGCCGAATACCGCGACCTGCAACGGCATCGCATGCTGACCCAGCAGAGGCAGGACCTTGGGATCGCACTGGGTTATTCCATTCCTGAAGAAATTCGCGAAGTGGGCGGGGAACCCGTCGTGCGCGAGTGTTTCGAGAGAGCGGAATCCCTGTATCGGGATTTTGTCCGGGCGGGGATGGAACGCGAGGCGCAGTATGCCGCTCTGTTCAATCACTACATCCGATGGAATATGGGAATGAACCTGCGAGAGTTTGAACACCTGACCGAATTACGATCGCAAAAAGCCGGACACCCCAAATACCGCCGCACCGTACAACTGATGGCGCGTTTGTATTTGAAAGAGCATCCTGAAATGGAAGCGATCCTGAAATTTGTCGATTACAACGATTATGACGGCGGCGTGACCCGCGCCGAGCAAGAAGCCCGCACGGCTTTCAAAAGTCTTGCCTCCGGGGTATTTGACGATATGGATTGAGCGTCCATTGTTAATCGTCATTTCGGCGCTTGATTCAACGCCTCTGGGTGAATTTTCCAGGTGTGTATTCCCAGATGATAGCGCTGAATGATGTTATTGAGCCGGATCCAGTATTTCCCATCCTCTTCCGTTTCCAGTATCAGAACAATACCCGCTTCCTTTCCAGTGGCCATTGAATAGTGCAAGGCCTGGCCAATCGCTTCGGCCCATTTCGAGCCGAAATCGAATTCGATCGCGTGCTGGGTTGTGAGGCAGTCGACGCGGGTGCGGTCGATCAGGCGGACCTCTGTTTGACCCTGGGCTTGCTGGCACCAATAAGCCTGATAGGCCTTTTCAGGAAAGAGACGGGACGCGGAGACCTCTCCTTTGAAAACAAAGAAAATAATAAAAATTGTCAAAAATACGCTTTGCATTGAGGAGCCTTCAGGCGAAGTTTGAGGAACAAGACGTTCGTTCTTTAAAAATCCCAATTCGGAACTAAGGATTGTGGTGAGCGGAGATGTCGCCGGTACACAGTCCTCTTGATTAATTATACGGTATTTTAAATTCCTTATTGGGAAATAAAGCGATTTGCTTCATATATAATGAAAAAAATTCTATGTCCACTGGAGTGGAGGGACGGGATTT
This window of the Candidatus Nitrohelix vancouverensis genome carries:
- the trxA gene encoding thioredoxin; translation: MAAENVVPVTDSDFGSSVLNGDKPAMVDFWADWCQPCKMLAPTVEELAGEYEGSVMVGKVNVDDNPSTATTYGIRGIPTLLFFKGGQVVHQLVGVKSKAEIKKVIDEYLV
- a CDS encoding thioredoxin domain-containing protein, which produces MTNPEYTNALIHEKSPYLLQHAHNPVNWRPWGEEAFREAKEKNLPLLVSIGYATCHWCHVMERESFENPELAKQLNANYIAVKVDREERPDVDGVYMKAVQAMGQQGGWPLNVFVTPEGIPFYGGTYFPPVKKFNLPSFSDVLKFLSNIWNNEHEKVDKQGQALIDYIKNSSKDETRSGPLDSLSFEGEDKAAELYERHYDTLNHGFKFQQQNKFPASMGLSLLLRHYHRTGHEASLKMTVNTLRAMKNGGIYDQIGGGMSRYSTDYHWMIPHFEKMLYDNALFATALIETYQKTGDKDFADYANDLFHYIDRDMTSPDGAFYSAEDADSEGVEGKFYVWTLEEIEQLLGRQTASVAIPYYNITAKGNFEGKNNLHVLRSVPELAKKLSYPEETVIQELERTRTILMEARSKRIRPLLDDKVLTSWNGMMISAMARAGRILGDDDRVNKARKALDFIFEHLLTPEGKLLRRYRDGQALYDGYLFDYTSIASACLDLYEAQYDPSLILRAKQLMDTVEEKFKSDGAYYETASDAEKLIVRQVSGYDGVEPSGNSNAALACLKLSAYLGDPEFSARAEKIFCSFHEDLMEYGLNSSFMLQAMHLYLGGLKEVVLIGKRKDPETEKLRSCIRQEFFPNAVFAFAYEDEVAQIAKSIPLLAGKQLVGGKATFYVCRQGACLAPTHTIEELRSQLSYE
- the bioB gene encoding biotin synthase BioB; translation: MRKEYIDSLVENGLQGQGISRDQALALESFSHEELEYLFVGVDKIRDKFKGDEVKICSIVNAKSGRCQEDCSFCAQSSRFETESPEYGLLDVDAIVAAAKEAEAFGSNEFSIVTAGTSLDNREELDRVKEAIKRIKAETRLEVCCSLGLMSLEDMKDLKAAGLDRCHHNLETAASHFENIVTTHSYEDEVSAVKNAKEAGLHVCVGGIFGMGESFAQRVELAFDIKALETQSLPVNFLKPIEGTDLENQGLMPAIEALRTIALLRLTLPQIDLFVCGGREEIFTEGQERLFSAGANGILGGNYLTTKGQDPKRDIEMIEALGLRPVFETTTAAE
- the aroA gene encoding 3-phosphoshikimate 1-carboxyvinyltransferase; the protein is MIEIKPAQNINAVIACPGSKSYTNRALLIAALAEGVSLLSHPLFSDDTHYMSTALNQFGVTVEKHTSAFRVAGNGGRLNAPQETISVGNAGTAMRFLTTFAALAPGPSCLDGSERMRERPIRDLLDALNAMGVKAVSVNDNGCPPLQIAGGGVPGGEIHIAGDKSSQYLTSLLLSSPCFETGAVIHINGDLTSKSYALITLDIMKAFGVTVENESFQTFRVAAGQRYKARDYLVEGDFSSASYFFAAAAITGGKATVERLNPDSVQGDKEFLNALQQMGCEIQTGENKITVIGKPLRGIDINMNNMPDVAQTLAVVALFAKGVTRITGIGNLRIKETDRIAALSQELSRLGASVEAGDDFLNIIPGNYRGAAIETYDDHRMAMSFALAGLAIPGVKIINPQCVEKSFPDFFERFNELYDES
- a CDS encoding gamma-glutamylcyclotransferase; amino-acid sequence: MPDFINFFAYGEMVNETYFKEQGFEYNSKTNVTLSAYRVVFNKLPSDPNAPEGLGVVNIEPTPTNAGMMEGILYEMDEKYVPKLDEYYEYPKEYTRKVMRINRHDFITVNGIVYFAQPERVKAGLKPDKATMKILRGARKTMSMLYFSRLMGTRTID
- a CDS encoding formylglycine-generating enzyme family protein, translated to MVMVPAGGFKMGSTFSEIKDYLAACRKVDKNCALWWFDDELPKHDVYLYSFWIDIFEVTNKEYLEFVLATDRRPALDETCETERCWAGNIWKGKSFPEKAANQPVTQVSWEDAYEYCAWRGKRLPTEAEWEKAARGPGGGIYPWGDSSPKGRATYKRKWRGVLTMTNVGSYSRGVSPYGVHDMAGNVWEWVNDWYGRNYYKNSAKRNPKGPKEGYFRVSRGGSWVNYEDSLRSALRRWSRADVRFNDTGFRCAKDHVRKGPS